A region from the Wolbachia endosymbiont of Folsomia candida genome encodes:
- a CDS encoding NADH-quinone oxidoreductase subunit D gives MPDLKTMTLNFGPQHPAAHGVLRLVLEMDGEVIERADPHIGLLHRGTEKLIEYKTYLQALPYFDRLDYVSPMSQEHAYSLCVERLLQCEIPIRAKYLRVLFCELTRILNHLLNVSSQALDVGAMTPLLWLFEEREKILEFYERASGARFHAAYIRPGGIAADVPDGLIEDIAKFIEQFPKYIDDVDELLTENRIWKQRTVGISEISIEQALDWGFSGPMLRAAGLAWDLRKSQPYEIYDQLDFDIPVGQNGDCYDRYLVRMAEIRQSISLVKQCIEKMPEGPIKTEDRKISPPPREEMKMSMEALIHHFKLYSEGYHVPKGEIYAAVEAPKGEFGVYIVSDGTNRPYRCRIRAPGFAHLQALDFMAKGHMLADVAAIIGSLDIVFGEVDR, from the coding sequence ATGCCTGATTTAAAAACAATGACGTTAAATTTTGGACCTCAGCACCCAGCTGCACATGGAGTGCTCCGTCTTGTTTTGGAGATGGATGGTGAAGTTATTGAAAGGGCAGATCCTCACATCGGACTCTTGCATCGTGGCACTGAGAAATTAATAGAATATAAGACATATCTTCAGGCTTTACCTTATTTCGACCGCCTTGATTATGTGTCACCAATGTCCCAAGAACATGCCTATTCATTATGCGTGGAGAGATTATTGCAATGTGAAATTCCAATAAGAGCAAAATATTTGCGTGTTCTGTTTTGTGAGCTCACAAGAATATTAAATCATTTATTAAATGTTTCTTCTCAAGCACTTGATGTTGGAGCGATGACTCCTCTTTTATGGTTATTTGAAGAAAGAGAAAAAATACTGGAGTTTTATGAAAGAGCTTCAGGTGCAAGATTTCATGCAGCCTATATCAGACCAGGTGGAATAGCAGCAGATGTTCCAGATGGTTTAATTGAAGATATTGCAAAATTTATAGAGCAATTTCCGAAATACATAGATGATGTTGATGAGCTTTTAACAGAGAATAGAATTTGGAAGCAGCGGACTGTAGGAATTAGTGAAATATCAATAGAGCAGGCTCTTGATTGGGGCTTTAGTGGGCCTATGCTCCGTGCTGCTGGGCTTGCTTGGGACCTGCGTAAAAGTCAGCCATATGAGATATATGACCAATTAGATTTTGATATACCTGTTGGTCAAAATGGTGATTGTTATGATCGGTATTTAGTCAGAATGGCAGAAATCAGACAGTCTATTAGTTTGGTGAAGCAATGTATAGAAAAGATGCCTGAAGGCCCAATAAAAACTGAAGACAGAAAAATCTCTCCACCACCAAGAGAAGAAATGAAGATGTCAATGGAAGCTCTGATTCATCACTTTAAACTTTACTCAGAAGGATATCACGTACCAAAGGGTGAAATCTATGCTGCTGTTGAAGCCCCAAAAGGTGAGTTTGGAGTGTATATAGTTTCAGATGGCACCAATAGGCCCTATAGATGCAGAATAAGAGCTCCTGGCTTTGCACATTTGCAAGCTCTGGATTTTATGGCAAAAGGTCACATGCTTGCTGACGTTGCAGCAATCATTGGATCACTCGATATAGTTTTTGGCGAAGTTGACAGATAG